The stretch of DNA CGGAGTAAAACAGTTCTTCGAGGAATCAAGAATCCTCATCTGTGATGCGGTCAAAGCGGCCTCGCGCGCTAACTTTAAGAAAGCCGCCTTCAAGCCCATGATTGTCCAACCCAAACTGACTGCTGATGCGGTCATCGCAAAGAATACGAGCAAAGCCATGATACAGACCACAGAAAAAGTCGTCGTTGTCGGGGCTTCCACAGGGGGTACAGAAGCGCTGAAAGAGCTTCTCCAGTCACTCCCCGAGGACACCCCTGGGATGGTTGTGGTGCAGCACATGCCGGAGAATTTCACCCGTGCCTTTGCCGACCGACTGAACGGGCTATGCAGGATAAGCGTCAAAGAGGCGGAGAACGATGACACGGTGATACGAGGCCGGGCGCTCATCGCCCCCGGAAATAAACACACACTCCTCAAGAGAAGCGGGGCACGGTACTACGTGGAGGTGAAAGACGGCCCTCTTGTATGCAGGCACAGACCGTCAGTCGATGTGCTCTTCAGGTCGGCTTCGCGCTACGCCGGCAAGAACGCCGTGGGCGTGATCATGACAGGTATGGGCGATGATGGGGCAAGGGGAATGCTCGAAATGAAGGAAGCCGGGGCTTACAACATTGCCCAGGATGAGAATAGCTGTGTGGTCTTCGGTATGCCGAAAGAGGCCATAAAGCTCGGAGCAGTTGATAAGATTACCCCGCTCAGATTGATTGGAGACGCCATGCTTCGCGAATGCGCATGAGGGATAGGCGAATTAAGAAGCGCGGATTGCGGGCGGCGCAATAAAAGTTCGGACATCCCGCGATGTAAAGGCCGTAAACTTAGGAATCAGCCAGTCACGACAAGTGGCTTGCAAAGAACAAAGAAACGCGATAAAACTTTAGTATTGGGGTATCAAGAAATACCGTCAGTTGAAAAGGTGAGAGATGTCCGATATACGCATATTGATCGTTGAGGATGAGAGGATTGTTGCCAGAGACATCGAAAGACGGCTTATGAGCCTTGGTTACAGCGTCACGGCTATCGTTTCTTCGGGGGAGGAGGCCATAGAAAATGCGGAGCGGACTCGCCCCGACCTGATCCTCATGGATATACGCCTGAAAGGAAAAATGGACGGCATAGAAGCGGCAGAGGACATACGCAAACGACAGGATATTCCCATCGTCTACCTCACGGCCTATGGAAGCGAAGAGACCATAGAACGGGCAAAAATCACGGGACCCTTCGGATACCTGCTCAAGCCTTTTGAAGATCGTGAGCTGCGCACGGCCATAGATATAGCGCTTTTCCGACATAATATGGAGCTGACTCTAAGAGAGAGCGAAGCACGTTATCGCCAGCTCTTCGAGGAATCTCGGGACGCGCTCTACGTTGTGGATCTCAAGGGCAACCTTTCCAATGTAAACAGGTCATTCCAGAACCTTTTTGGATATGGAAAAGAAGATGTTATTCGAACGAGAGAGATGTTCCTGGATCATGGAGAGCTGCGCCGCCTGGCCCGTGAACTCGAAGAGAACAATATAATAGTCGACCATGAGACCCGGTTATTGAAGAAAGACGGCTCGGCTATCGACTGCCTCGTAAGCCTCTCTCAACTGTTCGACAAGGAGGGTAGACTTACCTCATATCAGGGAAGCATCCATGATATTACGAGGAGAAGACAGCTTGAGACACAACTGTTTCAGGCAAAGAAGATGGAGGCAATCGGGAAATTTGCCGGCACCGTAGCCCACGATTTCAATAACCTCATGACGACCATATCGGGCTATGCCGAGCTTTTGCAACTCCGCCTTCAACAGAAGGACTTGAAGCGGTATATAGACGGCATTGTCAAATCTTGCTCTATGGCCGCTCAATTAACTAAAGACCTGCTTTCCTTCAGCAGGGACAAACTCGCCAATCCGAAGAAGGTAGACATCGGAGACGTACTCAAGAAATTAGAAAATGTGATGGTACCTGTGATCGGCAACACGGTGGCCATGGACATTGTCACAGAGGACAAAGATCTCACGGTCTATGCAGATGAGAGCCAGTTGGGGCAGGTTTTCTTGAACCTTGTCACCAACGCGAGAGACGCGATGCCTCATGGCGGGTCCATAACCATCCGAGCGGAAAAAGCAGACATGAATGCAGTATCCGGCCGGGGCGACAAAAGGAATGACGAGTGGGTGGTTATCAGCGTGCAAGATACGGGCGAGGGTATGGACAAGGAAACTCTTGAACGTATTTTCGAACCTTTCTTCAGCACCAAGGAGGCGGGCAAGGGAACAGGCCTTGGACTTTCTATCGTGTACGGCATCATAAAACAGCACAGAGGGCATATTGATGTTTTGAGCGAGCTCGGTAAGGGAACCGTCTTCAGAATATGGCTGCCACTCGTGAGGGGGGAGGGCACAGAGGGGCTTAAGCGATTGTAAGTAACCGCGTGCGTCGAACGCGGCGGCGTCATGTGGTGCTGAGAAACGCTCTGTTTGGGCGTTGATTTTTCGGACTTGGCAATAGGTCAGATGTCATGCAGAGGGCAGGCAAAATAGTGGGCAGGCTCAAGGCGACGATAAACAGGATAATGGCTCCGCCGGTCTTTTCAGATGCAGAAAAGAACTGGACCGCCTACCGTCTTTCATACATGCTGTGGGCCGCTATGCTCGTGATAACCCTTATGGGTGTGGGCATCGTTCTCATCCAACCTGACAATTTGAGGCGTTGGATCATAAACGTGGCCGTTACGAATGGGAGCTGCATCATCCTTCTTGCGCTCACTCGTAAGGGCTACGTCCGCTTCGCGGCCATATTCTTCGGAGTGGAGATGTGGGCGGTCGTTACCGCGCGGGTTTTGACTGCCGGAGGTATGCAGGGGCCCGTTGCCATGACGTATGTCGTGGTTATATTGGTCGCGGGGTTGCTTCTCGGTGAACGATGGGGCATAGCGGCAGGGGTGGTGTGCGGTGTGACCGGACTCGTGCTGGTCTGGCTTCAGCGCGCAGGACTCCTGCCGGCGAGCGTTGTGCATTACAGCCCCCTCTCATTTTACATTGTGTACGCGTCTTTCATAGCGATCATCAGCGCTCTCCAGCGGATTTCGACGAGGGCTATCAAGAACTCTCTTCAAGACGCTGAGGAAGAGTTGGCCAAAAGAAAACGGGCCGAAGAATCACTTCTCATCAAGGAGAGCGCGATCTCCTCGGCCATTAACGGGATGATAATAGCCGATTTTAGCGGCAAGCTGACCTATGCGAACCCCTCATTCCTCAAGCTCTGGGGATACGACAGTGAGGACCAGGTTTCGGGAAGGCCCGTGATATCCTTCTGCGAGCCCAAGGATAGAATGGCGGAAGTCATGGACATGCTGAAGAAGAACGATCGTTGGGTGGGAGAGCTTATCGGCAAAAGAAGAGATGGTTCGGCGTTCAACGTTCAAGTGACAGCGAGCACGGTGAGAGACGCAGGCGGCCAGCCCGTTTGCATGATGGGCTCTTTCCTCGATATTACGGAAAGCATTGAGACGAAGAGACAGCTTCTCGAATCAGAGATGCGATACAGGGCGGTGGTGGAGCATTCGAATGACGGCATAGCTATAGTGCGCGGAGGAATCCACATTTACGTGAATCCGAGATTTCTCGAAATCTTCGGTTACGAGAAGCCGGAGGATATCATCGGAAAACCGCCGCTCATGATAATACACCCCGAAGATCGGCAGAGACTACTCGCGTATAACCGCACACGGGAACACGGAAAGAGGGCCCCGGAGAGCCTCGAATTCAAAGGTATCAGGAAGGATGGTACGACCATATTTCTTGATAATTCCATCGCCATGACATTCGACAAGGGAGAGCCTGTTATCATAGTTTTTTTGAAAGACATCACGCAGCGTAAACAGGCGGAACAGAAGATTCTTGAATCGGAAGAGCTCTACACAACTGCTATCGAACACTCGAACGACGGCGTGGCGCACGTGAAAGACGGCGTGCATATCCTGGTGAATCGGAAGTTTCTTGAAATATACGGGTACGAGAGACCCGAGGAGGTTGTGGGCAAACCTACCACCATTGTTGTGCACCCTGATTATCATGAACAGGCCAGGGATTTCAGGGAAAAAAGACAACGCGGCGAGTACGCGCCGTCACGATTTGAATTCAAAGGCATAAAGAAGGACGGGACCACAATCGTCATCGAGGCCTCGATTACGCGCACAGTGTACCGTGGAGAGCCGATCTTCCTCGTTATTTCAAGAGATATTACCCAACAGCGACGGGCCGAGGAGGCGCTGAAGAAAAGCGAGGCAACTCTTCGATCGGTCTTTGCTGCCTCCCCCGTGGGTATCAGCCTTGTGACCCTGGACAGAAAGGTAATATGGGTTAACGACAGGATGTCCTCTATCGTTGGTTACACGGCGGATGAAGTACGGGGCACACAGGGACAGAACGTGTATCAGACCGACGCGGAGGCAGGACGGGTCGGGGACGTCGTCTACGGCGAAGTCCTGAAGGGAGGCATTGGCGCAACCGACACAAAATGGGTTCACAAGGACGGCCGGGTACTCGATATACATGTCAGCGCCGCGGCCGTGGACCCCAGGGATTTCTCTGCCGGTGTGGTCTTTATCGTCTTCGACATTACGGATCGCAAGGCCGCGGAGGAGGCCCTCAAGACGTCGCTCACAGAAAAGGAGGTACTCTTGAGGGAGATACATCACCGTGTCAAGAATAATCTTCAGGTCATATCGAGCCTGCTGGTCCTTCAATCACATTATATTGAGGACACTCAGGCTTTGAATATGTTTAAAGAGAGCGTGAACAGGATCAGGACCATGTCTCGCATCCATGAAAAACTCTACCAGTCCAAGGACCATGGCCGGGTCGGCTTCGGGGCCTATATAATGGAGTTAGCCACGCAACTGTACAACTCGTATGGTCTCAATGCGGAATCGGTTACTCTCAGGAGCCAGGTCACAGATATCTCATTCGACATCAATACGGCGATTCCGCTCGGCCTTATCGTGAATGAACTGATATCGAATGCCTTGAAGCACGCTTTTCCTGATGGAAAGAAAGGCGAGATTACCGTCTCGCTTAATCGGGAGGGAGATAAGTGTGTGCTCGCGGTTTCTGATGACGGCGTGGGCTTTCCTCCCCATATAGATTTTCGCAAAACCGATTCTCTCGGTATGCAGCTCGTCATAGAGCTTACCGAGCAGCTCGGGGGGGTGATAGAGCTCAATCGGGATCACGGAACAGCTTTTGCCATAAGATTCGAGCCAGGGACATAGGATGGCTCGGATTCTCATTGTGGATGATGAGAGAATATCCGTACTCCTCGCCATACGTCTGCTTGAGCGATTGGGCCACACTGTTGTGGATGCCGTATCTACAGGCAAGGATGCTATCGAAAGGACGGCCGCTTCGAATCCGGACGTAATTCTCATGGACGTCGGATTGAAAGGGGATATGGACGGCATTGAGGCGGCCAAACAGATTAATCGTCTTTTCAGCATACCCATCATTTTTGTGACTGCATATACGGATCAAGGCACTGCGAAAAGAATGAACGAAACGAGGTTTTCAGGGCTCATTTCAAAGCCCTTCCAGGAGGAAGACCTGCTTCGCGCTGTAGGGGAGGTGTTACGCTAAAGAGAGCCTCCGGTAGTGTCCGTTATTCTAAGGACGCGACGGCATGCTTGATCCGTTGCATGCCCTTTCGAATAACCTCCATTGATGTGGCGAAAGAAAGTCTCAGGTAGCCTTCTTTTCCGAATTCGATGCCAGGGACAACGGCCGTATGGAAGCCTTCCAACAGCATGGTTGTTAACGTGGCTGATGAATCGATGGGTGTACCTTTGTATTGCTTGCCGAGCACGCTGCTGAAGTTGGGAAACACATAGAATGCCCCTTTAGGGTTATAACAGGTTACGCCCGGGATTTCCGTGAGTTCCTTTACGAGATAATCCCTGCGCTCGCGAAAAGCCGTGAGCATCTGTCCGATGCTGTCTTGAGGACCATTAAGGGCGGCAACAGCGGCAATCTGGGACACGGACGAAGGGTTAGAGGTGCTCTGGCTTTGGATGTTACCCATGGCCTTTATGATAGAGGCCGGTCCGGCGGCAAAGCCGATACGCCATCCTGTCATAGCGTATGTTTTGGAGACACCGTGACAGATTACGGTCCTGTCCTTAAAGGCCGGGTCTAAGGAAGCGATGCTCGTGTGGGTATATTCGTCGTAAGCGAGCTTTTCGTAAATCTCGTCGGAGACAACGTAAAAATCATGTTCCTCCGCGAGCTTCCCGATTGCGAAAAGGTTTTCTCTGCTGTAGACAGAACCGACCGGGTTGGAAGGATAATTAAGGATGATGCCCTTGGTCTTCTTGGTGATCTGTT from Syntrophorhabdaceae bacterium encodes:
- a CDS encoding chemotaxis protein CheB — its product is GVKQFFEESRILICDAVKAASRANFKKAAFKPMIVQPKLTADAVIAKNTSKAMIQTTEKVVVVGASTGGTEALKELLQSLPEDTPGMVVVQHMPENFTRAFADRLNGLCRISVKEAENDDTVIRGRALIAPGNKHTLLKRSGARYYVEVKDGPLVCRHRPSVDVLFRSASRYAGKNAVGVIMTGMGDDGARGMLEMKEAGAYNIAQDENSCVVFGMPKEAIKLGAVDKITPLRLIGDAMLRECA
- a CDS encoding ATP-binding protein: MSDIRILIVEDERIVARDIERRLMSLGYSVTAIVSSGEEAIENAERTRPDLILMDIRLKGKMDGIEAAEDIRKRQDIPIVYLTAYGSEETIERAKITGPFGYLLKPFEDRELRTAIDIALFRHNMELTLRESEARYRQLFEESRDALYVVDLKGNLSNVNRSFQNLFGYGKEDVIRTREMFLDHGELRRLARELEENNIIVDHETRLLKKDGSAIDCLVSLSQLFDKEGRLTSYQGSIHDITRRRQLETQLFQAKKMEAIGKFAGTVAHDFNNLMTTISGYAELLQLRLQQKDLKRYIDGIVKSCSMAAQLTKDLLSFSRDKLANPKKVDIGDVLKKLENVMVPVIGNTVAMDIVTEDKDLTVYADESQLGQVFLNLVTNARDAMPHGGSITIRAEKADMNAVSGRGDKRNDEWVVISVQDTGEGMDKETLERIFEPFFSTKEAGKGTGLGLSIVYGIIKQHRGHIDVLSELGKGTVFRIWLPLVRGEGTEGLKRL
- a CDS encoding PAS domain S-box protein, with the protein product MQRAGKIVGRLKATINRIMAPPVFSDAEKNWTAYRLSYMLWAAMLVITLMGVGIVLIQPDNLRRWIINVAVTNGSCIILLALTRKGYVRFAAIFFGVEMWAVVTARVLTAGGMQGPVAMTYVVVILVAGLLLGERWGIAAGVVCGVTGLVLVWLQRAGLLPASVVHYSPLSFYIVYASFIAIISALQRISTRAIKNSLQDAEEELAKRKRAEESLLIKESAISSAINGMIIADFSGKLTYANPSFLKLWGYDSEDQVSGRPVISFCEPKDRMAEVMDMLKKNDRWVGELIGKRRDGSAFNVQVTASTVRDAGGQPVCMMGSFLDITESIETKRQLLESEMRYRAVVEHSNDGIAIVRGGIHIYVNPRFLEIFGYEKPEDIIGKPPLMIIHPEDRQRLLAYNRTREHGKRAPESLEFKGIRKDGTTIFLDNSIAMTFDKGEPVIIVFLKDITQRKQAEQKILESEELYTTAIEHSNDGVAHVKDGVHILVNRKFLEIYGYERPEEVVGKPTTIVVHPDYHEQARDFREKRQRGEYAPSRFEFKGIKKDGTTIVIEASITRTVYRGEPIFLVISRDITQQRRAEEALKKSEATLRSVFAASPVGISLVTLDRKVIWVNDRMSSIVGYTADEVRGTQGQNVYQTDAEAGRVGDVVYGEVLKGGIGATDTKWVHKDGRVLDIHVSAAAVDPRDFSAGVVFIVFDITDRKAAEEALKTSLTEKEVLLREIHHRVKNNLQVISSLLVLQSHYIEDTQALNMFKESVNRIRTMSRIHEKLYQSKDHGRVGFGAYIMELATQLYNSYGLNAESVTLRSQVTDISFDINTAIPLGLIVNELISNALKHAFPDGKKGEITVSLNREGDKCVLAVSDDGVGFPPHIDFRKTDSLGMQLVIELTEQLGGVIELNRDHGTAFAIRFEPGT
- a CDS encoding response regulator codes for the protein MARILIVDDERISVLLAIRLLERLGHTVVDAVSTGKDAIERTAASNPDVILMDVGLKGDMDGIEAAKQINRLFSIPIIFVTAYTDQGTAKRMNETRFSGLISKPFQEEDLLRAVGEVLR
- a CDS encoding pyridoxal phosphate-dependent aminotransferase — encoded protein: MLSKRARLLKPSPTLAIAAKEKALKAQGIDIAGFGAGEPDFDTPDHIKEAAIRAIHDNFTRYTPAAGIDPLKDAVIGKFKRDNDLSYSRDEIIISCGGKHSLYNLFQALFQPGDEVIVPAPYWVSYPPMIELAGAKPVIIETNEEEDYAIAPDILEKQITKKTKGIILNYPSNPVGSVYSRENLFAIGKLAEEHDFYVVSDEIYEKLAYDEYTHTSIASLDPAFKDRTVICHGVSKTYAMTGWRIGFAAGPASIIKAMGNIQSQSTSNPSSVSQIAAVAALNGPQDSIGQMLTAFRERRDYLVKELTEIPGVTCYNPKGAFYVFPNFSSVLGKQYKGTPIDSSATLTTMLLEGFHTAVVPGIEFGKEGYLRLSFATSMEVIRKGMQRIKHAVASLE